A DNA window from Comamonas sp. 26 contains the following coding sequences:
- a CDS encoding DUF4062 domain-containing protein: MKRRLQVFISSTYIDLLPERQAAVSAVLKAGHIPAGMELFTSGDSSQLETIKRWIDESDVYMLILGGRYGSVEPTSGISYTELEYDYAVQQKKAFFAVVITENALEKKVRDAGQSALERVNTKELVLFRKKVMDSISSFFDDEKDIKLCVHETLSDFSTNRALKGWVQADEIVDTKPLFDEIKKLTDENNELKNAIVSLESSRTSASEKSEKKFQELIDLLSEIDIKIPENLVTGDDVTVTLLDIFFSQKELLVRGITNQINSTDLQKFLYFNICPKLQIHGLVENEKVAGVTYRRYATTALGISLLAELDKKIVQNKAAPAKKIAAPAKKTTARSTKQ; the protein is encoded by the coding sequence AAGCACATACATTGATTTGCTGCCAGAGAGGCAAGCAGCAGTTAGCGCTGTCCTAAAAGCTGGGCATATACCAGCAGGTATGGAACTATTCACTTCGGGAGACAGCTCTCAGCTCGAAACAATCAAACGATGGATCGACGAATCTGACGTCTATATGTTGATTCTTGGAGGACGCTATGGATCAGTAGAGCCAACGTCTGGAATTAGCTACACAGAGCTTGAATATGATTACGCTGTACAACAAAAAAAAGCATTTTTTGCAGTCGTGATTACTGAAAATGCACTGGAGAAAAAAGTTCGTGACGCTGGCCAATCTGCCTTAGAGCGCGTTAACACAAAAGAGCTTGTCTTGTTCAGGAAGAAGGTGATGGACAGCATTTCTTCTTTTTTCGATGACGAAAAAGACATCAAGCTTTGTGTTCACGAAACGCTATCGGATTTTTCCACAAATCGAGCTCTAAAAGGGTGGGTTCAAGCTGACGAAATCGTCGATACCAAGCCTCTGTTCGACGAAATTAAGAAGCTTACGGATGAGAACAACGAGCTTAAGAATGCAATTGTCTCACTGGAGAGTAGTAGGACTAGCGCATCAGAGAAATCCGAAAAGAAGTTCCAAGAACTTATCGACCTTTTAAGCGAAATTGATATAAAAATCCCTGAAAACCTTGTTACCGGGGACGATGTAACAGTTACCTTGCTCGACATCTTTTTTTCACAAAAAGAGCTATTGGTTCGCGGCATCACCAATCAAATAAATTCTACTGATCTTCAGAAATTCTTGTACTTCAATATTTGCCCCAAGCTTCAAATCCATGGGCTTGTGGAGAATGAGAAGGTTGCTGGCGTTACTTACAGGCGCTATGCAACGACAGCTTTGGGAATCTCTTTATTAGCAGAACTTGATAAAAAGATCGTCCAAAACAAAGCTGCTCCTGCAAAGAAAATAGCTGCTCCTGCAAAAAAAACAACTGCTCGGTCAACTAAGCAATAG
- a CDS encoding GGDEF domain-containing protein — translation MISILRLVAVALDQLEVAVCIFDTKDRTLLWNDTFLQFFPEHAGHVYVGEDYRENLRRFYLRRLSEDELSGMERYIEEGLQRHQHQQRAFEFDHYDYRVRVASLSLRAFGRIRLWRKTAPLLTGMQDRISPKQVQLPNHISADTVMALESLADGILMVDQQDRAVWANHAFLVLYGLLNIESLNRRMFDDIYVAAWHHKQTTSDFATGLSVLKERQRFSGAPYVLALPQDRWVRVVELRGTQANGCSYFSHVDITDSRQQQEKLRQLTMHLESLAVKDALTNLVNRRRFDEVLESEWRRALRSEATLSLLMLDVDHFKYLNDTFGHPFGDEVLKRFATLLDHCVQRAGSLVARYGGEEFAVLLPGTDLPGATKLAEFIRQQVEGMSLGNEQTKLVRITISIGVACVSGSELELSSSALIDMADRSLYEAKREGRNRVVIANK, via the coding sequence TTGATCTCGATTCTTCGATTAGTTGCAGTTGCATTGGACCAGTTAGAGGTGGCAGTCTGCATCTTTGACACCAAGGACAGGACCCTGCTTTGGAACGATACGTTTTTGCAGTTTTTCCCTGAGCACGCTGGACACGTCTATGTAGGTGAGGACTACCGGGAGAATTTGCGGCGCTTCTACCTGCGAAGGCTCTCTGAAGACGAACTGTCAGGAATGGAGCGCTACATTGAAGAAGGCCTTCAGCGGCATCAACACCAGCAGCGCGCTTTTGAATTCGACCATTATGACTATCGCGTTCGAGTAGCGTCTCTTTCACTGAGAGCTTTTGGCCGGATCAGGTTGTGGCGTAAGACGGCTCCTTTGCTCACAGGAATGCAGGACCGCATTAGTCCAAAGCAGGTGCAGTTGCCAAATCACATATCGGCAGACACCGTTATGGCCTTGGAGAGCTTGGCTGATGGAATCTTGATGGTGGACCAACAAGATAGAGCGGTTTGGGCCAACCACGCTTTTCTTGTGCTCTATGGTTTGCTAAACATCGAGAGCCTGAATAGGCGGATGTTTGACGATATTTATGTCGCGGCATGGCATCATAAGCAAACCACATCTGACTTCGCAACCGGACTTTCCGTTCTCAAAGAGCGTCAACGCTTCTCTGGGGCTCCTTATGTGCTTGCTCTGCCACAAGATCGCTGGGTACGGGTTGTGGAGCTACGTGGGACCCAAGCCAACGGCTGCAGCTACTTTTCGCATGTCGACATCACTGATTCGCGACAGCAACAAGAAAAGCTGAGGCAACTGACGATGCATCTAGAGTCATTGGCGGTGAAGGATGCTTTGACAAACTTGGTGAACCGCAGGCGGTTTGACGAGGTGCTGGAATCAGAGTGGCGCAGAGCGCTCCGGTCAGAGGCAACACTTTCGCTGCTCATGTTGGATGTGGATCACTTCAAGTATCTCAACGACACCTTTGGACATCCCTTTGGAGATGAGGTGCTTAAGCGCTTTGCCACTCTGCTGGACCACTGCGTCCAACGCGCGGGAAGTTTAGTTGCTCGCTACGGGGGCGAAGAGTTTGCAGTTCTGCTGCCAGGCACAGATTTACCCGGTGCGACAAAGCTCGCAGAATTCATCAGGCAACAGGTTGAGGGTATGTCGCTTGGTAATGAGCAAACTAAATTGGTGCGGATCACTATCAGTATTGGGGTTGCATGCGTAAGTGGCTCTGAGCTGGAGTTGTCTTCCTCTGCGCTCATTGACATGGCTGATAGGTCCCTTTACGAAGCCAAAAGAGAAGGCCGCAACCGAGTTGTCATTGCCAATAAATAG
- a CDS encoding H-NS family nucleoid-associated regulatory protein, which translates to MSTHSYKELLAQREALEKQIAAARKSEVAGAVQEIKSLIEAFGLTQDDVFSTAKQKPMREKVSVAPKYRDPATGQTWTGRGKPPTWIKDQDRSKFEI; encoded by the coding sequence ATGAGTACACATTCGTACAAGGAATTATTAGCGCAACGCGAAGCTCTGGAGAAACAGATTGCTGCCGCTCGAAAGTCTGAAGTCGCAGGTGCGGTGCAAGAAATTAAGAGCTTGATTGAAGCTTTTGGTCTGACACAGGACGATGTCTTCTCGACCGCCAAACAAAAACCAATGCGCGAGAAAGTTTCCGTCGCTCCTAAATACCGCGACCCAGCAACTGGCCAGACTTGGACTGGTCGAGGAAAGCCACCTACCTGGATCAAAGATCAAGACCGTTCCAAGTTCGAAATCTAA
- a CDS encoding phage protein GemA/Gp16 family protein, with protein sequence MARSADLDAAGRAQVLAHMAKLGFKPKSASFKPFGQPEKIKWLWKKLDEAGGLRDDSPARLRGLNPRHWGVGR encoded by the coding sequence GTGGCCCGCTCTGCGGATCTGGATGCTGCTGGCCGTGCCCAGGTACTGGCTCACATGGCCAAGCTGGGTTTTAAACCTAAGTCCGCGAGCTTTAAACCGTTTGGTCAGCCCGAGAAGATCAAGTGGCTCTGGAAAAAATTGGACGAAGCGGGCGGCCTGCGCGACGACAGCCCTGCTCGCCTTCGTGGCCTGAACCCTAGGCACTGGGGTGTCGGACGTTAA
- a CDS encoding PepSY domain-containing protein — translation MWTSAHAKRLVFLVHRWTGVGACVLMALWLFSGVVMLFVGYPKLQPIERLQALPSLSPGQTYLPVEAALKQSQSADKVQQVMLTTIAGRPSYRLREADGTLRVVDASTGAVVTPPDDAAGLRSAQVFLSGANGVLQGRTQDDRWTHSASLDPHRPLIKVLMDDSASSLLYISSTTAEVVMEVTRHQRYWNYVGAWLHWVYMLREGSKDPVWSWLVIALSALGTVSAIAGALVGIWRWRFSGRYKSGAKTPYREFQMRWHHISGLVFGVMMICWIFSGLMSMNPLGIFSPQGPRPDLRAYQHTSAGSNPFRLTTLEALTRLGAEGFDTREVEWKVLDGQPYLLAFNGVGQTRVLSVNLAAPQVEKELDRSRLEQAAKKLLPFAIRSTTLLTEYDAYYYRRGEASMYSAVARDLPVLRMQFEDPGKTVVYISPNSGDVVLSLDRTQRTGRWLFNFLHSWDLPWMLRHAWPRDVTLVLISIGTLALALSGIVLGYRRLKRFVGHKRRF, via the coding sequence ATGTGGACTTCTGCCCATGCCAAACGGCTTGTGTTTCTGGTGCATCGATGGACCGGAGTGGGAGCCTGTGTGCTGATGGCGCTCTGGCTCTTCAGTGGAGTTGTGATGCTATTTGTCGGCTACCCCAAACTGCAGCCGATTGAGCGTTTGCAGGCATTGCCTTCCCTGAGTCCAGGCCAGACCTACCTGCCTGTTGAGGCAGCCCTGAAGCAAAGCCAGTCTGCTGACAAGGTGCAGCAGGTCATGCTCACCACTATTGCGGGCCGCCCCAGCTACCGGCTCAGGGAAGCAGACGGCACGCTGCGAGTGGTGGATGCCAGCACGGGCGCTGTTGTGACGCCGCCCGACGACGCAGCGGGCTTGCGCAGCGCCCAGGTGTTCCTGTCCGGAGCCAATGGAGTGCTGCAAGGTCGCACGCAAGACGATCGATGGACGCATTCCGCCTCGCTCGATCCCCATCGGCCTCTCATCAAGGTCCTGATGGATGATTCCGCATCAAGCCTGTTGTACATCTCGTCGACCACCGCCGAGGTGGTCATGGAGGTAACGCGCCATCAACGCTACTGGAACTACGTGGGTGCCTGGCTTCACTGGGTGTATATGCTGCGTGAAGGCTCCAAGGACCCTGTGTGGAGCTGGCTGGTCATCGCACTCTCGGCATTGGGAACCGTCTCCGCTATTGCCGGTGCCTTGGTGGGCATCTGGCGATGGCGCTTCAGCGGACGCTACAAATCTGGAGCCAAGACCCCGTATCGGGAGTTCCAGATGCGCTGGCATCACATCTCCGGCCTCGTATTTGGAGTGATGATGATTTGCTGGATCTTCAGCGGCCTGATGTCCATGAATCCGCTGGGGATCTTCAGTCCGCAAGGACCTCGTCCCGATCTGCGTGCCTACCAGCATACAAGTGCAGGAAGCAATCCCTTCAGGCTCACCACGCTCGAAGCGCTGACACGGCTCGGTGCCGAGGGGTTTGACACGCGCGAGGTCGAATGGAAAGTGTTGGATGGGCAGCCCTACCTGCTGGCTTTCAATGGAGTGGGGCAGACTCGAGTCCTATCCGTAAACCTTGCTGCACCGCAGGTAGAGAAGGAACTTGACCGCTCGAGACTAGAGCAGGCAGCGAAGAAACTGCTTCCTTTTGCCATCCGCTCGACCACTTTACTGACCGAGTACGACGCCTACTATTACCGTCGGGGTGAGGCTTCAATGTACTCAGCAGTGGCACGTGATCTGCCTGTGCTTCGGATGCAATTTGAAGATCCAGGAAAAACGGTCGTGTACATAAGTCCGAACTCAGGTGATGTTGTACTGAGCTTGGACAGAACACAGCGGACAGGCCGGTGGTTGTTTAATTTCCTACACAGCTGGGACCTTCCATGGATGCTGCGCCACGCTTGGCCGCGTGATGTCACCCTTGTTTTGATAAGCATTGGAACGTTGGCTCTGGCACTGAGCGGTATCGTGCTGGGATACAGGCGACTCAAGCGGTTTGTTGGGCATAAACGCAGATTTTGA
- a CDS encoding TonB-dependent siderophore receptor, producing MTHPFYGAMPNGNAGSFSLVSFQRNRVALAVAHLLLAAPLAVSSSASWAQADVTLDTVTVRSSGDTPLDRSVGTGSRLDLSARDTPASVEVTTREQLEARGDTSLVDAITRSTGITSLGHPGNSGSSLSVRGFTDNTSVMRLYDGTRQYGGVGVSFPFDTWSIDRIEVLRGPASVIYGDGAIGGVVNVIPKKPTRGPVQNEVQATVGTKGKRALAFGSGGTINDQWSYRFDVSGDQSDGWVDRGDSSNRTISGALRWDVTPDFNLQLSHAQGRQNPMRYFGTPLINGVQDPAIRERNYNVADSRIQFKDRWTELAAQWAPSSNIVVRSKLYHIGSDRYWRNAEAYRYNATTGLIDRSDNTEIGHDQTQTGNTTDVTFHGSLLGRPNQLSLGFDVNRASFQHTNNTYTGSSGPVDPFNPVPGYYSSSVPFIPRYQNKAEQYALFAEDRFELTDRWSVVAGTRFDHADLSRQDLVAGNQAFKRSYSNTGWRLGSVYKLSPQLSLYAQASKAADPVSGLLMLSAANSVFDVSSGKQFEVGIKQSFWGGKGDWTLAAYSITKNNLLTRDPANPALRIQVGERSSKGIEGTLSMQVSKAVQIDANFALLKARYDDFSESVGGIAVSRNGNIPTDVPERVANVWVSWKVVPDWTLSGGLRHVGKRYADNANTLKLPAYTTADLALQWKATKATTFTLRGFNIFDKHYFTTSYYTSTQWFVGEGRRVELTLNHRF from the coding sequence ATGACCCATCCTTTTTATGGCGCGATGCCCAATGGCAACGCGGGCTCCTTTTCGCTCGTTTCCTTTCAACGCAACCGCGTGGCCCTCGCTGTGGCCCATCTGTTGTTAGCTGCCCCTCTTGCCGTATCTAGCTCTGCTAGTTGGGCGCAAGCCGACGTTACCTTGGACACCGTTACCGTACGTTCATCGGGAGACACTCCCCTTGATCGCTCAGTGGGCACCGGTAGTCGTCTCGATCTCAGTGCACGCGACACTCCGGCGAGTGTCGAGGTGACTACGCGCGAGCAGTTGGAAGCTCGCGGCGACACCTCTCTTGTTGACGCAATCACGCGATCTACCGGCATCACCAGTCTGGGGCATCCGGGCAACAGTGGTAGCTCACTATCTGTACGAGGGTTTACGGACAATACCTCGGTCATGCGTCTGTACGACGGTACGCGCCAATATGGGGGAGTCGGCGTGAGCTTTCCCTTCGACACATGGTCGATCGACCGTATCGAAGTGCTGCGTGGACCCGCATCTGTGATCTACGGTGATGGTGCGATTGGTGGCGTAGTCAACGTGATTCCCAAGAAACCCACACGCGGGCCTGTTCAAAATGAAGTCCAAGCAACGGTAGGAACAAAAGGCAAACGTGCATTGGCCTTTGGCAGCGGGGGCACGATCAATGACCAATGGTCTTACCGCTTTGATGTCAGTGGTGACCAATCGGATGGGTGGGTGGATCGTGGTGACTCCAGCAATCGGACGATATCCGGCGCTCTGCGCTGGGATGTGACACCTGATTTCAACCTGCAGCTGTCGCACGCACAAGGCCGGCAAAATCCCATGCGCTACTTCGGTACACCGCTGATCAATGGGGTACAAGACCCGGCCATCCGAGAGCGCAACTACAACGTTGCCGACAGCCGCATCCAGTTCAAGGATCGCTGGACCGAACTGGCTGCTCAATGGGCTCCTAGCAGCAATATCGTTGTACGCAGCAAGCTTTATCACATTGGCAGCGACCGCTATTGGCGCAATGCTGAAGCGTACCGGTACAACGCCACTACGGGATTGATTGACCGCTCGGACAACACCGAGATCGGTCACGACCAGACGCAGACAGGCAACACCACGGATGTGACCTTCCACGGCAGCTTGCTCGGACGTCCAAACCAGCTCTCCCTGGGCTTCGACGTGAACCGCGCATCGTTTCAGCACACCAATAACACTTACACCGGCAGCTCCGGTCCGGTCGATCCCTTTAACCCAGTCCCGGGCTATTACAGCAGCTCCGTACCTTTCATTCCGCGCTATCAAAACAAGGCTGAGCAATATGCGCTGTTTGCGGAAGACCGGTTTGAACTGACAGATCGCTGGTCTGTCGTGGCGGGCACTCGCTTCGACCATGCGGACCTATCGCGTCAGGATCTGGTGGCGGGCAATCAGGCTTTCAAACGCAGCTACTCCAACACCGGTTGGCGACTTGGCTCGGTCTACAAGCTAAGTCCTCAGCTATCCCTGTATGCGCAGGCATCCAAGGCCGCAGATCCAGTGAGCGGCCTGCTGATGTTGTCGGCGGCTAATTCCGTCTTCGACGTATCGAGCGGCAAACAGTTTGAGGTCGGTATCAAGCAATCCTTCTGGGGCGGCAAGGGTGACTGGACGCTTGCAGCGTATTCCATCACCAAAAACAACTTATTGACGCGAGACCCTGCAAACCCCGCTTTGCGCATACAGGTTGGCGAACGCTCCTCCAAGGGCATTGAGGGGACCCTGTCGATGCAAGTCAGCAAGGCCGTGCAGATTGATGCCAACTTTGCGCTGCTCAAGGCTCGCTATGACGATTTCAGCGAGTCCGTGGGCGGCATCGCTGTTTCACGCAATGGCAATATTCCCACCGACGTGCCGGAGCGTGTTGCCAATGTCTGGGTGAGCTGGAAAGTTGTGCCTGACTGGACGCTGTCCGGCGGCCTTCGTCATGTGGGCAAGCGCTATGCAGACAATGCGAATACCTTGAAACTGCCTGCCTACACCACGGCAGACCTGGCGCTGCAATGGAAGGCAACCAAGGCCACCACGTTCACGCTGCGCGGCTTCAACATCTTCGACAAGCACTACTTCACGACCTCCTACTACACCAGCACGCAGTGGTTCGTCGGGGAAGGGCGGCGTGTTGAGCTGACACTGAATCATCGTTTCTGA
- a CDS encoding DUF2946 family protein — protein MQALRNSLSLTRLVLAWFLLTLSMAMASPIVHPKAIEVVCTSSGSMQVIMLDDDGQPAPGIHHSLDCPLCLTITTPPTYSSQHLEQPQPLGLALHPVVSARIAALVGAPLPPRGPPTLV, from the coding sequence ATGCAAGCACTGCGTAACTCCCTGTCGCTGACCCGCCTAGTTCTGGCGTGGTTCTTGCTGACTTTGAGTATGGCAATGGCTTCGCCCATAGTGCATCCAAAAGCCATCGAGGTGGTCTGTACCTCAAGTGGCAGCATGCAGGTGATCATGCTTGATGACGACGGTCAGCCAGCGCCAGGGATTCATCACTCGTTGGACTGCCCCTTGTGTCTGACCATCACGACACCTCCCACCTATTCTTCACAGCATCTCGAACAGCCACAGCCGCTAGGCTTGGCGCTACATCCTGTCGTTTCAGCGCGCATTGCTGCGCTAGTGGGGGCACCCTTACCCCCGCGAGGGCCGCCAACACTCGTGTAA
- a CDS encoding class III extradiol ring-cleavage dioxygenase codes for MSEGASVSVPMNSDGRMPAYFLCHGAGPWPWVPEMRDWHAQMAAGLRDIPRQLRRTPRAVLLISAHWEEPVFTVQSAAQPDMLYDYGGFPPHTYSLHYPSPGAPELAGRVLQLLAHSGIQARADAQRGYDHGMFSPMAVIYPLADVPVLQLSLRSDLNAAEHLALGRALAPLRDEGVLIIGSGSSYHNMRTFGPIGRAPSKLFDDWLAETLMQVTPVERSQRLADWHAAPGARMAHPREEHLLPLMVVVGAAEQEMARRVYFEEAFMDSATVSSYCLQPESER; via the coding sequence ATGAGTGAAGGTGCAAGCGTTTCAGTGCCCATGAACAGCGATGGCCGTATGCCGGCGTACTTTCTCTGCCACGGCGCAGGCCCCTGGCCCTGGGTGCCCGAGATGCGCGACTGGCATGCCCAGATGGCGGCAGGCCTGCGCGACATTCCGCGCCAGTTGCGGCGCACACCGCGTGCCGTGCTGCTGATTTCGGCCCATTGGGAAGAGCCTGTTTTCACCGTGCAAAGCGCGGCTCAGCCCGACATGCTGTACGACTACGGCGGCTTTCCCCCGCATACCTACAGCCTGCATTACCCCTCGCCCGGCGCGCCAGAACTGGCCGGCCGCGTGCTGCAACTGCTGGCGCACAGCGGCATTCAGGCCCGTGCTGATGCGCAGCGTGGCTACGACCACGGCATGTTTTCGCCCATGGCCGTCATCTACCCACTGGCCGATGTGCCCGTGCTGCAACTCAGTCTGCGCAGTGATCTGAATGCGGCAGAGCATCTGGCGCTGGGCCGTGCCTTGGCACCGCTGCGCGATGAGGGCGTGCTCATCATTGGCAGCGGCAGCAGTTATCACAATATGCGCACCTTCGGCCCCATAGGGCGCGCGCCATCCAAGCTGTTTGATGACTGGCTGGCCGAGACACTGATGCAGGTCACACCTGTAGAGCGCAGTCAGCGGCTGGCTGACTGGCACGCTGCGCCCGGTGCCCGCATGGCCCATCCGCGCGAGGAGCACCTGCTGCCGCTGATGGTGGTAGTGGGCGCCGCTGAGCAAGAGATGGCGCGGCGTGTTTATTTTGAAGAAGCCTTCATGGACTCGGCCACGGTGTCCAGCTATTGCCTGCAGCCGGAGTCAGAGCGCTGA
- a CDS encoding Fe-Mn family superoxide dismutase, whose amino-acid sequence MERTLPSLPYAIDALAPHYSQETLEFHHGKHHNAYVVNLNNLQKGTEFENMDLEEVVKKSSGGIYNNAAQIWNHTFFWSCMAPAGGAEPTGALADAINKKWGSYAEFKKAFVASAVGNFGSGWTWLVKKADGSVDIVNMGAAGTPLTTADKALLTVDVWEHAYYIDYRNARPKFVETFLEKLVNWKFAEANFAA is encoded by the coding sequence ATGGAACGCACTCTGCCTTCTCTGCCTTATGCAATCGACGCCCTGGCTCCCCACTACAGCCAGGAAACGCTGGAGTTCCACCACGGTAAGCACCACAACGCTTACGTGGTGAACCTGAACAACCTGCAAAAGGGCACCGAGTTCGAGAACATGGACCTGGAAGAAGTGGTCAAGAAGTCTTCCGGTGGCATCTACAACAACGCTGCCCAGATCTGGAACCACACCTTCTTCTGGAGCTGCATGGCTCCTGCCGGCGGTGCAGAGCCTACAGGCGCTCTGGCTGACGCTATCAACAAGAAGTGGGGCTCCTACGCCGAGTTCAAGAAGGCCTTCGTGGCTTCGGCTGTTGGCAACTTCGGTTCCGGCTGGACATGGTTGGTCAAGAAGGCTGACGGCTCCGTGGACATCGTCAACATGGGTGCTGCTGGCACCCCCCTGACCACTGCCGACAAGGCTCTGCTGACTGTGGACGTGTGGGAACACGCTTACTACATCGACTACCGCAACGCCCGTCCCAAGTTTGTCGAGACCTTCCTCGAAAAGCTGGTGAACTGGAAGTTTGCTGAAGCCAACTTCGCTGCTTAA
- the xseA gene encoding exodeoxyribonuclease VII large subunit — protein sequence MFDSQSPAATPRVWDVGALCHAIGDALQARFNPVTVRGELSGFSRAASGHCYFNLKDASGQIRCAMFRRAAEQVGFSPRDGELVEVRGRLGVYEQRGDLQLVVEGMQRAGQGALFEQFLRLKALLESEGLFEQARKRPLAPLPRGIGVVTSLGAAALHDVVTALRRRVPHIPVVIAPALVQGVQAPQSIVQALSKMYQLAHAGQALEGDLALNKAQQPVIDTILLVRGGGSLEDLWAFNDEQVARTIVQSPVPLISGVGHETDFTIADFCADLRAPTPTAAAELVAQPREVWLGTLDLMLDRLNNAMQRLLDRQAQRLDLAAGRLGRPREQLGRNHLQLARQAQRLRHAMLLKLQRLAQNQQSLQANLPHILQRSLEQKKTQLERMDLRLQLLDPRLVLQRGYALLTDEKGKPVTQVRQAEPGAALKAQLSDGAVDLVVTQPRLL from the coding sequence ATGTTTGATAGTCAAAGCCCAGCAGCCACGCCGCGTGTATGGGATGTTGGGGCGCTATGCCACGCCATTGGTGATGCCCTGCAGGCCCGCTTCAATCCGGTCACGGTGCGCGGCGAGCTGAGTGGCTTTTCGCGTGCGGCCAGCGGGCATTGCTACTTCAATCTCAAAGACGCCAGTGGGCAGATTCGATGCGCTATGTTTCGTCGCGCCGCCGAGCAGGTGGGCTTTTCACCGCGCGATGGTGAACTGGTGGAGGTGCGTGGACGTCTGGGCGTGTATGAACAGCGCGGTGACCTGCAACTGGTGGTGGAGGGCATGCAGCGCGCCGGGCAGGGCGCTTTGTTTGAGCAGTTTTTGCGCCTCAAAGCCCTGCTGGAGAGTGAAGGCCTGTTTGAACAAGCCCGCAAGCGCCCGCTGGCACCGTTACCGCGCGGCATTGGCGTTGTGACCTCGCTAGGCGCAGCGGCCTTGCACGATGTGGTGACTGCGCTGCGCCGCCGTGTGCCGCATATTCCTGTGGTGATTGCGCCAGCGCTGGTCCAGGGTGTGCAGGCGCCGCAATCCATTGTGCAGGCGCTATCAAAAATGTATCAGCTAGCGCATGCAGGACAAGCGCTAGAGGGTGATTTGGCTCTTAATAAAGCGCAGCAACCCGTCATCGACACCATCTTGCTAGTGCGCGGCGGGGGCTCGCTGGAAGACCTTTGGGCCTTTAACGACGAGCAGGTGGCGCGCACCATCGTGCAAAGCCCGGTGCCGCTGATCAGCGGGGTGGGGCACGAAACAGATTTCACCATTGCCGACTTCTGCGCCGACCTGCGCGCGCCCACGCCCACGGCGGCGGCAGAGCTGGTGGCCCAGCCGCGCGAGGTCTGGCTGGGCACGCTGGATTTGATGCTAGACCGGCTGAACAACGCCATGCAGCGCTTGCTGGACAGGCAGGCCCAGCGGCTTGATCTCGCCGCCGGTCGGCTGGGCCGGCCCCGCGAGCAGCTTGGGCGCAACCACTTGCAGCTGGCAAGGCAGGCTCAGCGCCTACGCCATGCCATGCTCTTGAAGTTGCAGCGCCTTGCGCAGAACCAGCAATCGCTACAAGCCAATTTGCCTCATATTTTGCAGCGCAGTCTGGAGCAGAAAAAAACTCAGCTCGAGCGCATGGACCTGCGCCTGCAACTGCTGGATCCGCGTCTGGTGCTGCAGCGCGGCTATGCCTTGCTGACGGATGAGAAGGGCAAGCCTGTGACCCAGGTCAGACAGGCTGAGCCGGGGGCGGCGCTCAAGGCGCAGCTGTCGGATGGGGCTGTGGATCTGGTCGTCACCCAGCCGCGCCTGCTCTGA
- a CDS encoding MotA/TolQ/ExbB proton channel family protein, which translates to MLSIIQAAGWPIWPLIACSILALALIFERFTSLKTSKVAPANLLNEAITVSAKSLPSAETTKQLAQSSVLGEVLATGLNTLQTHPDSSEEELRSAMEGAGRAAAHKLEKYLSALATIASAAPLLGLLGTVIGMIEIFGSQPGASSGAGNPAQLAHGISIALYNTAFGLMVAIPALIFWRYFRGRVDGYLLGMELASEQFVRHLARVGSAK; encoded by the coding sequence TTGCTGTCGATCATACAAGCCGCAGGATGGCCAATCTGGCCTTTGATTGCCTGCTCGATTCTGGCTCTGGCCCTGATTTTTGAGCGTTTCACCTCACTGAAGACCAGCAAGGTCGCACCAGCGAACCTGCTCAATGAAGCTATTACCGTATCTGCCAAGAGCCTGCCCAGTGCAGAGACTACAAAACAGCTGGCCCAGAGCTCGGTTCTGGGTGAAGTGCTGGCCACCGGCCTGAACACGCTGCAAACCCACCCCGACAGCAGCGAAGAAGAGCTGCGCTCCGCCATGGAAGGCGCTGGTCGCGCCGCTGCCCACAAGCTGGAAAAGTATCTGAGCGCCCTGGCTACCATCGCCTCGGCCGCGCCGCTGCTGGGCCTGCTGGGCACGGTGATCGGCATGATTGAGATTTTTGGTTCCCAGCCCGGCGCAAGCTCTGGCGCAGGCAACCCGGCCCAGCTGGCGCATGGCATCTCGATTGCGCTGTACAACACCGCATTCGGCCTGATGGTGGCAATTCCCGCCCTCATCTTCTGGCGTTACTTCCGCGGCCGTGTGGATGGCTACCTGCTGGGTATGGAGCTGGCCTCTGAGCAGTTTGTGCGCCATCTGGCCCGCGTGGGTTCGGCCAAGTAA